AGAGGATTGACCTGATACTCCATGTAATGAAGCGTGTACTTATAAAGTGTTGACCTTATTACCAATAGGCTTAGAAAAGACAATAAGACTACACTACCTAAGTATAAACCAAGAAAGAGCAGTATAGCCTTAAGCCTTACCGACATCCTCTTCTACCATCATATACCCATAGCCTCTAACTGTCTTTATTAGCTTGTGCTCCTTATCCTCTAACTTTGTCCTTATGTTTTTTATGTAAACATCTACCACGTTTGAAGCTTCTCCATAAGAATAGCCCCACACCTTTGAGTATATTTCCTCTCTGCTTACTGCAGTGTTTACCCTTTCCGCGAGTAGTCTTAGGAGTTTGAACTCTCTTTGGGTCATGGGTATCCTTTTACCTCTGTAGTATACTTCAAAGGACTTTAACTTAAGCTCCAACTCGCCCACCTTTAAAGTGTCTGGTCCTTCCTTTTTATATCTTCTAAGGACTGCACCGATTCTCGCCAAAAGCTCCTTAAAGGAAAAGGGTTTTGTTATGTAGTCGTCCGCTCCCGCAGAAAGCCCCTCCACCTTGTCCTCAATCTGCCCCTTGGCAGTTAGCATAATTATGGGTATATCCTTTACTTCCCTTATCCTCTTACAGACCTTTATTCCATCCATCTTAGGAAGCATAATATCAAGAAGCACAAGGTCATAGTCCTCTTCCAATATACGATTTACTGCGGAATAGCCGTCTCTTACCCAATCAACCTCATATCCCTCACGGCTTAAGCCATCCAAAAGAAGTTTGCCAAGGTGTTGGTCATCCTCAACGAGCAAAACCCTCATACCCGGGGAGCTTTAGATATTCTTCAACCTTTAGAATTTTTAATATATCCCTATAAGGTTGCAAGGATATTTCTAGCTCCCTTTCTAACCTATTATTACCAAGCATCCTGTAACTAAAGTCAAGAAGAAATTGAAGAAAATCAAGGACTTCTCTTTCATCTTTTGGTTTTCTTCTATAAACTATAACTCCTTCGTTATACTTAAGGAGGTCTGAAGATGCTAAATGAGAGAGTATTATATGGTTAAGGTGTCCCGCATATTTAAGAATTATACCGTATATGGTATTAATTAAGAATTGATGTATCACGTGCTGTATATTTTCCATTGGTTGGTATATAGCAATATCTATCCACTCTACCCTATCAACTGGTAAGCTTTTCACAAGCCTTAAGCCCTTTAAACCATCTTCTACAATGCCAATAAGATGCCCATCTCTGTATATTATGTAATTCTTAAACCCCTCTGAGTAGATGGTTATCATACCGGTCTTTGCCTCAATACCCATACCTACAAGTGCCTTTCCTAATTCCAAAAAGGAACCAGATAAGCTATTTACCACCCTTTCTTCAGAATGTTTCAGCGTTAACAGGTCAATGATATTTTCACTTACCTCTATTACATTTAGCACAGAATTATTCTTTGGTGCTAGGAAAAAGTCAAAGATTTCTGAATTACAAGGATAAACTGCAAACAGTTTACCCTTTTTGTAATATAGTTCAAACTCAAAATTTTCACCTATTATCTGGATAATGCCATTAGAATTATTAAAATGACAACTTTCTAAAAGTGTTATGAAGTTTACCTTTTCTGCTTCAATTTCCTTTACGAGATATTCTATCTTTACCTTTTCCTTTAGAGGTTCAGGACTATAGAACTGATCTATATCCAAATAACCGCCAGAAAAAAGAGACTTTAGTCTCCTTAGCTCTTCAACTAAGCTAGTATTTGAATTTACAAGTATTTGATATACGCTTTTACCGTTATAGAACTCAGCTTGCCCAAAATTTTTTATAACTTTAACCACAGCCATGGGTGTTATAACCCTTTCCATAAGGGATTTCAACTCACTGTGAACTAACTGAAGCTGGAGCACAAGCTCTTCTACGAAGAAAGGCTCTTTAAGTTCAAAAAACTTCTCTTTCTTACCCTCTCTAAAGGTGAAAAAGGCTTTTGCGTCTTCCATGAACTCAGAAAGGTGATAAAGAAGTGTAGACCTTTTGTTTTGTGTATTTACTTCCTCACTATCACCGAGCCTAAAACCTTTTATTAGCCCTTTATCTATGTATAAGGATACAACCCTTACACCAAGAAAAAGGTCAAGAGTTCCTACTCTGTTAGAAAGACATCCATTGAGAAGGTCCACAAGATCTTGCTTTGAATTCAAATATCCGGAAATCATAATAACATCCTTTCTACCTTTGATATTAGATAGTTTTCCAGAACATTAAAGGTTTCCAACACACCCTCACCCTTTATGGCAATTGCACAAACAGAAGGATGGTTATCAATGTTTATAGCCTTTTCCATCTCCCTACAGTCCATAGCGTTTGGCAGGTCAAGCTTGTTATACTGGATAACAACAGGAACACTTGAAGGGTCCTTGCCAACGCGAAGCAGGTCTGCCTTCAAAAGACTATAAAAGTTTATGTTTTCCTTTAACCTTTCCCTTTGAGAGTCCACAACAAACACTATTCCATCAACACCCCTAAGAACCGTAAGCCTTATATCTTTATATATGTCTTGACCAGGCACTGCGTATAATGCAAAGGAAAGGGTAAGGTCTCCAACCTTCACCTTTTTTGTAGCAAAGTCAAAGACAAGGGTTTTTTCTTCTTGTGTATCCAGCTTCATTAGACTAAGACCTTCCATTTCTGAGAGCTTTTCAAGGTTCGTTGTTTTGCCAGATTGGGCTACGCCGTAGTAAACCACCTTTAATCTTATGGTTTTTCGCTCAAGGTCCACCAGCATTTATTTCCCTCCTAAGCTTGATTTCTCCCCACCTTATGCACTTTACGCATATGGGCTTATATGTATTATAAGCTTTACCACAAGAACAGACAAAGGGTTTAAGAAGTTCCCTTATTCCAAACAGACAATACTTATCTTGCTCCTTGTGAGATTGAGAACTATAAAGAAGAGCCTTAAAAGGATTTGTAAGTCTTTCCTCTAAGGCTTTTGCCTTGCTAATTAAGTTAAGATGAAGGTATACCATGCAGAGAATATTCGGGTCTATGGATTCGGCTTTTGCATCAATGTCGTCAAGCAGTTTTGTAAGAGCCTTTTCGTCTTCCAGAAGGTTCCAAAGCACTTCTTCTTGATATCCCATAGATACAGCCTTTTCCCAAACTTTTCTGGCATCTTTTATCCTATCTTGAGAAAGAAGGTGTTTTATGTAAACTGAGTAAACAAAGGGCGACGGGTTTAAGTCAAAGGCTTTTTCTATAAGCCTTTCCTCTCCCTTTTTAAGGTAAACCATAGCCATTATTTCCGCCTTAATAGTCTTTTGCTTTTCCCTTTCCCATTTTTCACATAGCTGAAGAACTTTTTCTTGATACTCTAAAGCTTTTTCCCAGCTTTCTGAAATAGCATAAAGATCTCTAAGTCCCTTTATAGCCCTTAGGTTTTCTTTATCTTGTAAGAGTGTCTGATTGAATTTCTTTTCCGCTTCCTGCAGGTTTCCTTCCTTTAGCATAATCTCACCCACAATGGCTGAGGTTGTACTGTTGAAATTCTTAAGGTCTTCAAGCCTTCCTTGTTCGTGAATTGCCTTTGCCACAAGGGACCTTACTGGCTCAACAACTCTACCTACAGAAAGAAGCAGTCGTTCCGCCTTATTCAAGTAACCTCTTGAAAGCTCCCTTAACCCTTCCTCTATTCCATGAAGCTGTCTTTTTAGTATGGTAATCCTTATAAGAAGGTAAAAGGAAGGCAATAAAAAGCCAAAGGCAAAGGTGAAAAGCAAAAGCACAAACAAAGGCACGTTGTAGGTCATATGAAAGAAATGGATTTCCACATATCCCGCATTTTGAGCTATAAAAAGAAGAAAGGCTGTAAGGAAGACTATAAAGACAAGAAACTTTATTACGCTCATAAACTTACCCTCTCCGCGTTGGAGTAAAGCCACTCAAGGTCATAGTATTCTCTCCATTCTTTCTGAAATATATGGACTATTATATCAATAAAGTCTATGAGTATCCAATTAGCCTCTTCAGCCCCCTCCACATGGTCTGGTTTTACACCAATTTTTTCAAGTTCTTCCTCAAGATGCTTTAGAAGGGACCTTGCATGCACCGCAGAGTTAGCTGTCGCTATTATAAAGTAATCGGATATGTTCGTTTGTTTGGAAACGTCCAATACTACCACATCCTCTGCCTTTTTCCCTTCTAATAGATTTTTAATAGTTTTTAATAGCTCCTTACTGTCCTGCATACCTTTTAAGTTCTCTATAGTAATGATTTTCTCCATATACTTGCGCATATTTCTCAAGCAATCTTAAGCCTTCCTGCCTACTCATCTCTGCAAGGTTTTTCCATCTTTCTATTTCTCTATTTAAGAAGTCAATTCTGTTTTGGATGGCTCTTCTGTCCTCTTCGGATTTGGCAGACCTTAGCTCCCTTTTTGCAGACTCTATCCATTTTCTATATTTTGATTCCTGTCTCTTTGCTTGTTCCCTTACAAGTAGCAGAGATTTTATATACCTGTATAGAAGTTCCGCTTCTGGAATCTGCTCTGGGAAGTTTATGAGAAGGTTCCTGTATCTCAACGAGGCGGAGTAGTAATAACCGAAATCCTCATAGAACCTACCTATTAGGTATTCATGCTTTGCAATTTTTGTTTGGGCGTTGTTTATAAGCTCCCTGACTTTATCTGCGTAAGGACTGTTTGGGTATTTACTAAGAAACTCCTTTGCCTTGTCTATGGCTTTTAGGGTGT
This is a stretch of genomic DNA from Aquificaceae bacterium. It encodes these proteins:
- a CDS encoding response regulator transcription factor — its product is MRVLLVEDDQHLGKLLLDGLSREGYEVDWVRDGYSAVNRILEEDYDLVLLDIMLPKMDGIKVCKRIREVKDIPIIMLTAKGQIEDKVEGLSAGADDYITKPFSFKELLARIGAVLRRYKKEGPDTLKVGELELKLKSFEVYYRGKRIPMTQREFKLLRLLAERVNTAVSREEIYSKVWGYSYGEASNVVDVYIKNIRTKLEDKEHKLIKTVRGYGYMMVEEDVGKA
- a CDS encoding ADP-ribosylation factor-like protein — translated: MLVDLERKTIRLKVVYYGVAQSGKTTNLEKLSEMEGLSLMKLDTQEEKTLVFDFATKKVKVGDLTLSFALYAVPGQDIYKDIRLTVLRGVDGIVFVVDSQRERLKENINFYSLLKADLLRVGKDPSSVPVVIQYNKLDLPNAMDCREMEKAINIDNHPSVCAIAIKGEGVLETFNVLENYLISKVERMLL
- a CDS encoding lipopolysaccharide assembly protein LapA domain-containing protein encodes the protein MSVIKFLVFIVFLTAFLLFIAQNAGYVEIHFFHMTYNVPLFVLLLFTFAFGFLLPSFYLLIRITILKRQLHGIEEGLRELSRGYLNKAERLLLSVGRVVEPVRSLVAKAIHEQGRLEDLKNFNSTTSAIVGEIMLKEGNLQEAEKKFNQTLLQDKENLRAIKGLRDLYAISESWEKALEYQEKVLQLCEKWEREKQKTIKAEIMAMVYLKKGEERLIEKAFDLNPSPFVYSVYIKHLLSQDRIKDARKVWEKAVSMGYQEEVLWNLLEDEKALTKLLDDIDAKAESIDPNILCMVYLHLNLISKAKALEERLTNPFKALLYSSQSHKEQDKYCLFGIRELLKPFVCSCGKAYNTYKPICVKCIRWGEIKLRREINAGGP
- the rsfS gene encoding ribosome silencing factor; its protein translation is MQDSKELLKTIKNLLEGKKAEDVVVLDVSKQTNISDYFIIATANSAVHARSLLKHLEEELEKIGVKPDHVEGAEEANWILIDFIDIIVHIFQKEWREYYDLEWLYSNAERVSL
- the bamD gene encoding outer membrane protein assembly factor BamD, with the translated sequence MRRLLALLLIFLVSCAKMTEEKREKLAIENYSQGMSAYARKDYKEAIRKLSEALKYLENLTPEQIKSAKYTIGESYYLRKDYINAIVYLEDYLFYYPESPEAERAYFMVVDSYMKVAPDAYRDQSYTLKAIDKAKEFLSKYPNSPYADKVRELINNAQTKIAKHEYLIGRFYEDFGYYYSASLRYRNLLINFPEQIPEAELLYRYIKSLLLVREQAKRQESKYRKWIESAKRELRSAKSEEDRRAIQNRIDFLNREIERWKNLAEMSRQEGLRLLEKYAQVYGENHYYRELKRYAGQ